From the Buteo buteo chromosome 1, bButBut1.hap1.1, whole genome shotgun sequence genome, one window contains:
- the CLRN2 gene encoding clarin-2, translated as MPGCFKKTLFALASLISFVSSILIVVAMGTPKWMTGKILCKTGADLVNATDPELVKFIGEIYYGLFRGGKIRQCGLGGRRSKFTIFPHMVKKLNTGLHVMIIMFLCVAIFFSLVSFGFCILNAIKVPYRAIKGPAGVCLWNFLAGGFIVLAVTSFMAAVKLHHLTERIANFRENVFQFVILEEQFEDCFWLCVASATAHAVNLLLIAISGIHFPKIKTKTEEANVTAEDIMY; from the exons ATGCCtggctgttttaaaaagactttattTGCCTTAGCTTCCCTAATAAGTTTTGTGTCTTCTATCTTGATTGTTGTTGCAATGGGGACCCCAAAGTGGATGACTGGAAAGATCCTTTGCAAAACAGGAGCTGATCTGGTCAATGCCACAGATCCGGAGCTGGTCAAGTTCATCGGGGAAATTTACTACGGACTCTTTCGGGGCGGCAAAATACGCCAGTGTGGGTTGGGCGGGCGGCGTTCCAAATTCACAA tTTTCCCACACATGGTGAAAAAGCTGAATACAGGTCTGCATGTGATGATTATAATGTTCCTCTGTGtggccattttcttttctctggtcAGTTTTGGATTCTGCATTCTTAACGCAATAAAAGTTCCTTACCGGGCAATTAAAGGTCCAGCAGGAGTATGCCTTTGGAACTTCCTTGCAG GTGGATTTATAGTACTTGCAGTCACCAGTTTTATGGCTGCTGTGAAACTTCATCACCTCACAGAAAGAATTGCCAATTTTCGGGAAAACGTCTTTCAATTCGTCATCTTAGAAGAACAGTTTGAAGACTGTTTTTGGCTCTGTGTGGCAAGTGCCACAGCACATGCAGTAAATTTGCTGCTAATAGCCATTAGTGGGATTCATTTCCCTAAAATTAAGACTAAAACAGAAGAAGCAAATGTTACAGCAGAAGATATCATGTACTAA